ACTTTTGCCTGCTTTCTTTCAGTGGACAAGATGATCATCTGGTCAGGATGTGGCTGAAGTGAAGGTGTGCTCCTGATTGCTCCCCTATGTGACGGAATGTGTGCCTAGATGGGATTTGATTGATTGTGGTATGGGACAGGATCTGTTGGCTCGACAGGCATTTGCCCAGGAATGTAAATCCTATCCGTTCCGCTTTAATGGCTGTGAATCGAGACGTCTCTGGAGAATCCTTAATACACACCTCAGGGAACTGCATAATTCCATCGACTATGTGAAAGGATGTTTCGTGGTGCAGCTACTTTCCGGGTTGGCCAGCAACTTCCGCTGAAATGAAAGCACTTCTAAAGgtaattgtttaaaaatggACTTTATTCAGTTATGGCGCAGCAATGTCCTCTGTGgccacacacatgcatatgcatatgcagccgcatccgcatcctcgcCCTTCGCCGACTGCACATACTCCATATAGTAGTCCATATAGTCCATAGATCGGCTGTCTAGTCATGTGTGCGCGCTGTCCATGTAAATTTTAAGCAACTCTCCCAACTAACAACCGACGCaaattgctgctgttgcggttTATTTTGTGTTGCAAAAATATGCAGTACCCTGCCCTTACCGTCTGTCTCCGTACGCCGTTCGCTGCTCCCGGTTGCTGAATCCTGAATCCCGACTCGTGGTGCCCGTCTCCAGTCCTCTGCGTCTGCATCTGCAACTCCCCTCTAGTTTCCCAAGGCCATGCGAGATCTGGGGGATGCAGATTGGACGGGTGCTTCTAGTGGCGCATTGTTGGGCCTGACTTTTTGCTGCCCGGAATGTGCGAAGTTTGTTTGTTgtgatgtgtgtgtgctagttggttggttggttggctggtTGGCTTGGCGGGCTTGTTATTTTACCCAAAAGCTGTTAAATTGCTTGAAACAAAACAGTGGAGCTTCATGGGAAGGAACGGCTGTTTGCGGAATCAGGAGTGGCTACGGGTGTTCCGCCTGCGTCCATGGCCATAAATATTAAAGTGGGTGTCAAAAGGAATATGTGGTGCGAAATGCTTTGAATGCTGCTGTTTCCAGCATCCAATGAACGTGCGATTCGGCAATGAAATAAATGCTAGGAGCCCTATGGAAAATCCAAGAACGTGCCAACGATCCCATTTCCAGATAGTCCGTGAAAAGCTACAACCACATTAATCAGAAAAACGACCAAATGCGTAGATACATGACCCCACCGGAAATCCCTGGACAACCATACTTTATGGCCCAATGAAAGTTTCCACTTAAACGGGgattaattaaaagtaaaaactTGGCAATGCACCTTGAATGAAGACTTTGCCATGCATGAATATTTTAATCAAAAATCTTCTGCTCAAGAGAAtgtttctttcctttttttttggctgcacTGGCCATAAGGATTTGCCTTTAGCTGCGAAACTTtgcttaaaaaattaaaattatgcaAGACCAAGTTTTCTCGTTTATAAAGCAGGGAGCAAAAAGCATAAAAGGAAGCGAATTGCtccttattatttattgtgtGCCCAAGCCTTTTCTGGCGATGTGTTAAGAAATTATGCGGATCCTCTGACATTGAACTCGCTACTAACTACTGGTGGATCCGGGATTTTTATTAAGTTTCAAACGCGCTCAAGAGCTTTGCATTTTATCTGGCTGCCAGCCCTTTGAGCGGGCTTAACTTTTCGACTACTCAAGCCATCGAGCCCTTCTTATTTGTTATGAAAACTTCGGCTTGGTGGCCTTCCCAGGGGGTTGGGGTGGGGCTACGACAAGTGCAGCCTGGGGGCTTAACGTCTATGAAAGGCCCGTTTCCGCTTGCGAGGAGTACTCCTTTGTGGGCGACCCCAGGTCCTGGGATGGTGGCAAAAACGAGCGGTGCGTACGGCCTCGAAACAAGTTTACTCCTTAGTCCTTGCTCCTTACGGGGAACTATAGTACTACTTGTTTCCTGCCACTTCGTGTGTGGGTATGGCTATGTGTTCTTGCCACCACTCACTTGGCTTGGGCATGGGAGATGCTGTTGGCTTCCTAAACGGATATACCGACTTCAAATAGTTTTTTCCTCTGTGAGCCCCATTCTTGTATGCTTCTTTACGAGTATTTCGCTTTTTCCAGTTGTTGCGGttgcactttttgtttgttgccaGCATGGAGCAGGGTTTGGGATTGGGTTCCTTTTGCCGGAACCGCCCAGAAATTGCGGACGGAATCGGGATGCAACAGCACGTGCCAGAGGTGTTCCAGCTTCGGCTGCTGCTCCGTAACTCGTGCCCCGGCAATGATGAGTTGTGGAATATTCCCGGGGAGTCGGACTGGGTGCGGGCCACAGCCAAAGGACTTCTCGACTTTGCGACCCTGCCTGCTGATACGGCGATGTGCGGTGAAAACTCAAGTCTACAGCTGCACTTGGAGAAATTAACGAAAATATGGCGCCACAATATCATGGTTTTATTATATGTAGCTAATGTAAAGTTTAATAAGGCCATAGTACCATGCGCACACTTGCAAAGGATATATTTAAGGATAATATATAGATAAGTTTACCGTTTCTAATACAGAAAATGTCTGTCTCCCTCCTGTGACTTCAAACTAAACTGTTGCAGTGCATCCTTTGCTGTTATCTGGTCCAGTGTTCTCCACTCGCCAACTTGGACTATCCACACAGGGCTTGGAGCTACCCAGGAGGCGGTCGAAGATGCTCGGACTCGCAGGACTCTGTGTTTGGTGTTTGGTGCTCGCTTCACTTGCTGCTTTATATTTACTAACAGGCACTTGAAGTTCATCGCTTACAAACATATTTTCACTTCGTCCTTCCCCGGATCccccgcatccacatccacagccCCAACGTCCTTGGTGAAAGTGCTTATCGCTTTATGATGGGTTCTGTTCAGTTCACTTCGGTTTAGCACTGTTATCCTTTGGAGCCTTCGGAGGGAATTTAATAcctgggtgtgtgtgtgagcagAAAAAGGTAAATGCGGTAATTATGATCTTAAATTTCTGTTCACATCGTTCGACAGCCATTAGGCCAAGCTATCTGGGTTAATTGTTTAAGTCCAGCTATCAGGCATCAGCCAGAGAATCAGCTCGAACTTAAATAATCCTCAAACTTTGGCTGATCATTTTAACAATAACCTGCTGGCCGCTTTTTCTGCATAATTACGAAGCAGTTGGAGAAAATGAGCTAGTTGGTAAATTTTATGAGCTGCATAAATTCATGCGGCATTTTAAGCCACCGCCAACACGCAAGACAATGCCCCACAATGGGTGGAATAACTGGACCAGGGACTGGGTGAGGATTGGGTGGGGTTCCAGCGATGGGGTTGTTCCAGCATAATCACACCTTGACCACCTGTCCGCGCTGACGGTTGGTTGGTCGCCCCCTCTATTCGGCCCCATGGTCGTTGCAGTGCATTTAATCTCGACAACATTTCCTTTGCCGTCGAGGACGAGGACGCAGCCCATGACATTTCCTCTACCTGCAGTCTCTTCTCGCTTCCTTCCGGCCTCCCCCCCCTGCCCCGTTTTTTGCTTCAAGCCCTTACTGTTGGCGACGTTGTCGAAAACAAAAATTAGTCCTGCCGTAAAATGGGCAAAGGAAGTGGTAAGTACCTGACCATCCACCCGACCAACCGATCCGCCCGTCCACGCCATCGGCCACCGACTGCAGTTAACCGACTTTGGCAGTAAAAATTCGTAATGTGCTGCTAATTAAGTTCAAAGCATAGTTCCAGGCGCTGTTCCCGGCCAGTCTAGTCCTTCTGCATTTAGTCCTGCGCCGTCCGCAACCGCCAAAAGGTCCTTGCAGTGGAGCGCCGGATGGCGGAAGGGTTGGATACGTAGGTTGGTGAGTTTGGTTCTGGTTCTCCACGCCGTTGACAGTCGCAATCCTCGGTGAATTTTCGTATGATTGCCCCGGAAAATCCACCGGCCTCGAGCTCGGAGTTGTCCGCTTTGTGGCCGGCACATCCTTTATCCTTTATTTCACGCAAATAAAGTACAAAAATTGATTCCGCCCCTCAAAGGAGAGCCAGTCGCCATGGCATTACCGGCTATCCTTCGACCTCAAAGCGTATCCAAATCCTTTACTGTGGCAGCTTTGCCCAGCACTTCACCAATTCGTCGGGTAATAAGTTagataaaaaatattgatttaattaaaaaatgttatgtaataaaaaatataagtaaTCTTTTCATTATATATGCTTATAGGAATCTATAGTTTAATGTGTGGAAGTAATTGTATGGATCTAAtggtttaaatattttgtttagtAACTGCTATATACTTGCTTGCTTATTGTAAgagtaatttaatttgcaattaatgttttaataattttgattttatatttaaaaaaaatattaatttcgttcTGTGTGCTTGACTTTGATTGTGAAGCTTATAGTAAGCCGAAAATTGCGGTCCGAGGAGCCAGGGACTTAACTGGCgtgtaaatattttgctttAGCGCAGCCTTggtcatcatcaaaatttaaGGACCCTCGTGAAAAGCGGCGGACACTTTTGACAGGTTGCCCAGtgggggaggggggaggggtAAGGTGTGCGACACTTCATTTAACGCCACTTAGAAGCGAATACACTCCATCGTGCACATTAAATTTCTAATTGAATAGATTTAGTcggcattaaaaatgcaaaatgcgtCTCGTGCGGCAGATGGAAAGCGGAAAATGGGGTatgaaaagtggaaaatgacgaatgggaaatggaaaatggataGCTGCTTGCTGCTTCGTAACTTCATCGGGCGCATTTGTAAAGTTTCGTCGCCTTATTTATATGCAAACAGCACTGGCCACAATGCAACTAATTGCCACCGAGTTGAAATCCGGCTAAAGAGCCTTTTTGCCACTCGTTTTTGATGCGGCCAACGTTGCCGTCCAGTGTTGATTAAATACTTGCCAACTGCTCTGTGGCATCAAGGGCCATTTTGATATAGGGGCTTGCGGCCAGTGATATCGGGGCTGTCATTTTTGCCCACTGTCATCTAGCCCACTTGTTGTCACTGAACAAGCGGGCAAACATGGAGCAGTTTTGGCCAGCCGTTTTGCATGGCAGTGCGAATGCGGCCAGGACCAAGCTGGAAAGCACAACGCAACTGTTACGAGTTTAGAGCCACGCCTTATTGCGCCCGGGGGGCATGCAACAATATTTGTCGTGCAGTTGATAAAACTGTCCTTAACTGCCCTGCCGTTATCCTGTGGATACCCGATGGTGGCGACGATTCCACTCGCAGGACCCAAGCGTCCTGCCGCATTGTCGTTGTGTCTGATGAGTTTTTAAGTACAGACAATTACAAACGACAACCGAGGAGCAACAAATGCAACAAACGCAATCAGCCCGCCGCTCGCTTACTTAGCCAAGTCAGTGCCACGCCCCATTTCCTTGTCCTTGGTCCTTGGGGGCCCGAACAGTAAAACCCACCCCCGCAATCGCATTTCTGGGCAATGGTAACCATCTCAGGGACCTGCGTTTGCGGTTATCACATTCTGCTGGGCAGTTTAGCTGcgtaattgaattaaatttcgttttaaaatgtaaaaggCTTTTGATTTGGCTTGCAGTCCTTGATGTTGTTTCGTACTCCATAAAGTAATTAACATTTGTTTCAATTCCTGAGCACCAACTTCGGACCACGAGCTGGCGAATGCCACAAAATGGGAGTAAATCAACGATAATTCCTCTTTGACTGGAATTTAGATTGGGTTTCTGGTGCAATAAAAACTACAACACATCCAACATCTTTGAGGGCTATTTGTGGCGTGAAGCTGGGTATAAAGTGAATATAATTTATACAAATCAAATCACTTTCGGTAACTTGTCTCTTTTGCTTTGGACAATTCGTAATGCAATTGTATAACTAAAAACCATATTGCGTTGACTCAAAATTCACAGTAAACATTACAAAAAACgtaattaaaaaagaaaaaatatttttaaggtTGTCAGAGAATTAGCTTTGAAATGTCCGGAAAATCCTTGGGCTTCCGCCACAATATCGATAGTGTGCGTTGGTATCGTGGCATGTCCGACGTGCAGATGAAAGCCTGTGATGAATTGCTCCACGCTTTGCGAGATGACATGGAGCAGGGATCTACGTACCGGGTGCGTCACTGCATCACCCAGATGGGCATCTATCCGCCGGTGGGAGCTGCGCAAATCAAGGATATCATAGCCATGAGTCAGGGCAGCGATCTGGCATTTCTGTGGTTCCTGTGGGAGTTCGCCTACAAGAGCCCCCCAAAGTGCGGGAACTCGGATGCGGAGCACTTTACGGTGAACGAACAGTTGCTGTTGTCCGGTATTGCCCACTTGGATATGCCTTCCACACTGAGAGCCTTGGATGCTTTGCTGCCACCTGCCACGCAATCGAAAAAGCTGAACTCGCACGTTAAAACGGAGCAGAGTTCTTCGATTAAAAAAcgcccaaaaccaaaaaactaTGATCTGCCATATTTTGCTCCTCTGGTTCGACCTCGTGAATATATACCGAAATCCAAATATCGGCCACCCGAGACCAAGCTGCTCTTTCCGGAATATTCTCATTATATAGATCGAATGAAGAAGATCCCAAATGAGGCGTCCCGTTGGTTTGCCCAATACCAATTGTGTCCGGCCAAAAGAGTGGTGAACAAGTTGCTCAGAGATCAGCTCAACCGGATCTCCTTGAAATGGGATGATAGTTTGAAAGACAATGATCCTCTATGTGAGACACATCGATTCTTGAAGAAGGTAGAGCATTTgcaaaaaaaggagaaaatctTAAAACAGCCATGTGTAACCATGCTGGATGTGGCAGGAGATGAGGTGAAAGCCCGGCGGAAGCACATCCTAAACGATATAGAAAACAATGTTAAATGTGCAAGGATGAATAGGCAATTGGGAATTACTTCAGGCCCAGTCAAACATGCCAACGGATcatgcactgcgagaaaaagGAAGGAACATACCATATTGATGGGTCTGGGTAACGAAGAGAATCCCAGGGTGCATTTGTACGCCCATTCATTGAATAACTCGATCAAGGTTATGCTCATGAAGGGAAATGAGTCCCATCGCTGTGGAGCAGGTGACTGTAAAGTCCTGGATGTGGACTGCGAGATGAAACCACAAAAATCAAAGTCCTTTATCGAGAGGAAACCGAGTTTGCCAACTTCCAGTTTCAAGAAACTCGCCGATCTTATTCCCGCCTGCAGTCGAACTTTGCGTTCGTTGAAGAGGTCACCCCCAAAGGCTCCTGCAGAGGAGTCCTTCACAAACCGGTCTATTGGTGGCTTTCAGTTGGACTACCATAAGATATTCGACATACCATCGACTCCTGCTGAGCCCTTGCCATGGGAGGATGAGGTCCTGGACTTGGAGGACAAGAAACCTGTGATCGAAAGGCTCTGCATCGATGCCCTTGGCCATGGCGACAAGTCCAAGAAGGAGATGCATGGGAATAATTCCAATCCGGTAGTTTCAAGAGCAGCTGCCAATTGTGCAGTGAATATGTTTCGTTCGAAGGTTGCAGAAAACGCAGAAAATCAAGACGACAAACATACTAAACAAAATAGGGGTAAATTCATCGATCCGGATGACGACGAGCAGATTGAGAGTCTACTGAAGGAAGCTCTTCGGGTTCTCCGTGGCAATCGCAAGTACGTGCTAGCCACCCTTTCTAATGCCCACAAGATGCCCGTGCTCCTTGATTGGGTGGCGGATCGCTATGGCAAGTCTTACTGCCGAGCTGGGATGAACTCCATTGTGAAGACCTCGTTCCGGATATACGAGAAGGTGTATGAGAAGGAGAGGCGGAACAAGCGGAATATGTTGGAACTGAAGAGATCCGTGACGGGTCTGGGTAGTTCCATCAGCTATGCCAGCCACAAGAAGTTCATGTCCCAAGTCGTCCAGCGGAAGGCCGAGTACAACAACAAGCTGAATGAACTGGCTCTGGAGCAGTCGCGTCTCACCTGGTTGGCCCTGCGAGGATATTCCCATCTGGGTGGCAGCATCAAGGACACCTTCTTTGCCTATATGCCAGTCAGGCCGCAGGATATCAAGCGTCAGCATATTTGGAAATCCTATCATTTCCTGGATATGGTGAATTTTCGGCTGAGAAACCGACGAATACACGTTTGAAAATGGTGACTTTAAATTGTAGACGTCGTGTATTTCGTTCTGCCATTTGGAAACCACATCCTCAAGGACTGGTTCCCCATGACAGATCGAAAAACATGCATGTCCATGGTTTTCGTTCTGCCATTTGGAAACAGCATATACCATTCTGTATATGTATCTCGTGATCTGCTTAGTGGCTGGTGGTACACTCGGAAAAACATGCAATGATATTTTCCATTCGCCATTGCGGCCAACTACTTATGTAAACCAAACTATGTATAATCCCAATTAAAAATGCTGATGCCCAACTAAAACGCCACGGACGGCAAATGAATAGCAAACACGGTCGAGTCGAGGCTTAGTTTCAGATTTTCAGCTATCGCCTGGTCGCCAGATTGCCGATGGGCCGTTGTTGCTCATTAATTAAAAACGGGGTGGTGAAACAGTGGGTGGGGTGTGGCATGCCCCATGCCCCATGCCCCATGCCGCCCATACCCAGCCCGCACTGAATGgcggaaaagtggaaaagcggaAAGGGGGAAAAACAACAGACTGgcaagctgctgctgctgctgctgctggccatgTAATGGCGCTCCAATGACGCACGTGACACGTGTGGCATGGCGCTGACAATTCAAAATCGACTCGCTGACAGCGGGCAGATGACGCCGCCAGGAGCACAGGAGGATATTTTTGGGCGGCGATGGCAGTGTCCTGGCTGATGGCAGCGGTCTGCCCGCAGCACTTTGTGTATTGAATCGGTTGAGCATGTGACAGGATTATGATATAAATCATTGCATACTTTACGGCGATCGATTTAAGGGCGCctggcatttttattttgataaaCTGAAACAATGGACGGGCTGCCCTGCCATTGATGAGagcttaattatttatatacttcattatttatatatttcatttgcaAACAGTAAATCAGAAGTCACGAAAGCCATATAATTGGGTTAGCAAATTAATACACAAACGACTTGCAGAAAGTAGTTGTTGCAATAGAATTTCTTGCTTTGGTTAAAACTTTAAAAGAGTAATATTAAATCCAATGAGTTGCatgcaaattttaaatttggcaAGGAAATTTAATACGTTTCcctaatataaaatatttatctcCTTTTAGTATAGTTATATATATGATAGTTACATACCTAATTACTTTATAAAAAGTTTtgttaattgcattttacAGCTTAATACATTTAATCTTCTTAATTTATACAAAATGTAAAATACCTTTAACTTAATCgcatttgaaacatttttatatttgtaaacacCCCATTAAAGATGTATCAATAGCACGTCACAGATTATAACCAGGTCAGTTACAATTTGTATgatttttcccctttttgggAAACCATGGAAGGACAAACATGGTTTTTTAGGTGTCCAAGTAAGACCCAATCACACACAGGTCCCCGGGCGGATGTTTTGTTGCGGACCCTGCAGGAGGAGCTGTCCGATAATCGCCGGCTAATGCAATGAGCTTGGTGCGGCAGAAATCCGGACAATGCCCCCCGGAGACGGATCCCCCATTGGCAGTGCCATTTCCATGGCCATTATATTCAATTATACGACAATAACGTGGCGCTTAGGGCGCTGCGGTTCACgggaattgaaaataataataaaatgggGGGTTGTTTCAATGTGGTGGGAGTGTGCTAGCCTGAATAGATAAAAAGTGCAAGCTGGCTTTTCGGTGTGCGGGGTTCGATGGTCCGTGCACAAGGACTTGGCCAAACTATCAGCAAGAAATTATGATTAGCTTTTGGTAAAGTTTTCGACCGCAGTCAGCAGTGGTGGGGCACTTACGAGCTGCCATCGCATACTTTGCGCCACTAATCCGCCGGACGGACCAAGGACTACGGACAACAGACAGCGGACAACGGACAGCGGACAGCGGATTCCGGACGGACAGCGCATCAGTGGAGCGTGAAGCCTGGGACCTGAGAACAAAAAAACGGGAATTTCCGCAAGCGCAACGTTTTAATTTGACTCTTGATTGTTATGCCATTGTTGCCTAGCATTGTGCATTCCGCATTCTACACTCGACATTCTGCGCCCTTAACTCTGTGTGGGCTCTTTGTGTAATCGCCGCTAATGCGCCCGAAATTGTGCTAAACGATTTTCATTCTGAGGGCCTCCAACCCAGCAACCTCCACCCATTTCCGCCCACAAATTTTCGAGGCTCCCGGACCGCGGGCTATTAAGCAACTGTGGGCTGTGCGTTACAATAACCATGTTTTAAAGCCCCCCGGGGAAATGGGGATGCTATTTTTCTGACTTATCGCAGGATTATGAATCGTGGGACATTTGCCTTGACTGGCCATTGTGATTTGCATTTGCACGCAACATTTGTTACATTTCTATCGTCATGTATGTCATTTCACTTAATTATGCCATTTACTTTGCATACAAAGCTGCCATAAGTTTGCTCCCAAATTCTTGGACAAATTTTCAGGAAAAGGGCGAGGCATTTTTCCAGCAC
This genomic stretch from Drosophila mauritiana strain mau12 chromosome 2L, ASM438214v1, whole genome shotgun sequence harbors:
- the LOC117150723 gene encoding uncharacterized protein LOC117150723, with amino-acid sequence MSGKSLGFRHNIDSVRWYRGMSDVQMKACDELLHALRDDMEQGSTYRVRHCITQMGIYPPVGAAQIKDIIAMSQGSDLAFLWFLWEFAYKSPPKCGNSDAEHFTVNEQLLLSGIAHLDMPSTLRALDALLPPATQSKKLNSHVKTEQSSSIKKRPKPKNYDLPYFAPLVRPREYIPKSKYRPPETKLLFPEYSHYIDRMKKIPNEASRWFAQYQLCPAKRVVNKLLRDQLNRISLKWDDSLKDNDPLCETHRFLKKVEHLQKKEKILKQPCVTMLDVAGDEVKARRKHILNDIENNVKCARMNRQLGITSGPVKHANGSCTARKRKEHTILMGLGNEENPRVHLYAHSLNNSIKVMLMKGNESHRCGAGDCKVLDVDCEMKPQKSKSFIERKPSLPTSSFKKLADLIPACSRTLRSLKRSPPKAPAEESFTNRSIGGFQLDYHKIFDIPSTPAEPLPWEDEVLDLEDKKPVIERLCIDALGHGDKSKKEMHGNNSNPVVSRAAANCAVNMFRSKVAENAENQDDKHTKQNRGKFIDPDDDEQIESLLKEALRVLRGNRKYVLATLSNAHKMPVLLDWVADRYGKSYCRAGMNSIVKTSFRIYEKVYEKERRNKRNMLELKRSVTGLGSSISYASHKKFMSQVVQRKAEYNNKLNELALEQSRLTWLALRGYSHLGGSIKDTFFAYMPVRPQDIKRQHIWKSYHFLDMVNFRLRNRRIHV